Proteins encoded in a region of the Nonomuraea helvata genome:
- a CDS encoding ABC transporter ATP-binding protein: MSEPAPTRRELARNAVRAAAMVWRSAPIHVLGYLAVTLVGSATPVAVAWLTKAVLDGVARGQTSALLNLAVAIAVVTAVATAVTHAGHYLRAEVDRRTALRAKEELFAAVCRVTGLAPFESPAFLDRLRLAEQSASNPGRLVDTALSVARGTVTVAGFVGSLALINPAFTVVVLLSAVPALIIELRMSRQRVAMLWRIGPAERRELFYAHLMSTADAAKEIRLFDLGAFLRLRMLAELRTANAARRRMDQREFSVQASLSGASAIVAGAGLVWTILAAGRGQLSVGDVSMFVAAVAGVQAALNVMVSAGVMVYEQLLMFHHHVTIVTAEPGLPASSQARSLPPLRRGIELRDVWFRYGPDHPWILRGVDLFVPNGETVALVGRNGAGKSTLVKLLCRFYDPTRGAILWDGVDIRDVPPETLRARIGAVFQDFVSYELTATDNIAVGDLPAAQDQTRIEQAARDAGVHDTVAALPYGYRTLLSRGFPADEEEEQEQGVLLSGGQWQRLALARAFLRRDRDLMILDEPSAGLDPEAEHEVHSQLARLRSGRTSVVISHRLGAVRDADRIVVLTDGVVAEEGTHAALLAEGGTYAQLFTRQAAGYLDDADTAATETAGAPR; the protein is encoded by the coding sequence GTGAGCGAGCCGGCACCGACACGGCGGGAGCTGGCACGGAACGCGGTACGCGCCGCCGCGATGGTGTGGCGGTCAGCGCCGATCCATGTCCTCGGCTACCTGGCGGTCACCCTGGTGGGCTCCGCCACGCCGGTCGCCGTGGCCTGGCTGACCAAGGCCGTGCTGGACGGGGTGGCGCGCGGGCAGACGAGCGCGCTGCTCAACCTGGCGGTGGCGATCGCCGTCGTCACCGCGGTCGCCACGGCGGTGACGCACGCCGGACATTACCTGCGCGCCGAGGTGGACCGCCGCACCGCGCTGCGCGCCAAGGAGGAGCTGTTCGCGGCGGTGTGCCGCGTCACGGGGCTGGCCCCGTTCGAGAGCCCCGCCTTCCTCGACCGGCTGCGCCTGGCCGAGCAGAGCGCGAGCAACCCGGGCAGGCTGGTGGACACCGCGCTCTCCGTCGCACGCGGCACGGTGACCGTCGCCGGGTTCGTCGGCTCCCTGGCGCTGATCAACCCCGCGTTCACCGTCGTGGTCCTGCTGTCGGCCGTACCTGCTCTGATCATCGAGCTGCGGATGTCGCGGCAGCGGGTGGCGATGCTGTGGCGGATCGGGCCGGCCGAGCGCCGGGAGCTGTTCTACGCGCACCTGATGTCGACCGCGGATGCCGCCAAGGAGATCCGGCTCTTCGACCTCGGCGCCTTCCTGCGTCTTCGCATGCTGGCCGAGCTGCGGACCGCCAACGCCGCCCGCCGCCGGATGGACCAGCGGGAGTTCTCCGTGCAGGCGAGCCTGTCGGGCGCGTCGGCGATCGTGGCCGGCGCGGGACTGGTCTGGACGATCCTCGCGGCCGGCCGCGGGCAGCTCAGCGTCGGCGACGTGTCGATGTTCGTGGCGGCCGTCGCCGGTGTGCAGGCGGCGCTGAACGTCATGGTGTCAGCCGGCGTGATGGTGTACGAGCAGTTGCTGATGTTCCACCACCACGTCACGATCGTGACAGCCGAGCCCGGCCTGCCGGCGTCGTCCCAAGCCCGGTCGCTACCGCCCCTGCGCCGGGGCATCGAGCTACGCGACGTCTGGTTCCGCTACGGGCCGGACCATCCGTGGATCCTGCGCGGCGTCGATCTGTTCGTCCCGAACGGCGAGACGGTCGCGCTGGTCGGCCGCAACGGCGCCGGCAAGAGCACGCTGGTGAAGCTGCTGTGCCGGTTCTACGACCCGACCCGCGGAGCGATCCTGTGGGACGGCGTGGACATCCGCGACGTGCCGCCGGAGACGCTCCGCGCCCGGATCGGCGCCGTCTTCCAGGACTTCGTGTCGTACGAGCTGACGGCGACCGACAACATCGCGGTCGGTGACCTCCCCGCCGCGCAGGACCAGACCCGGATCGAACAGGCAGCGCGGGACGCCGGCGTCCACGACACCGTCGCGGCCCTGCCGTACGGCTATCGCACCCTGCTGAGCCGCGGGTTCCCCGCCGACGAGGAAGAGGAGCAGGAGCAGGGGGTGCTGCTCTCCGGCGGGCAGTGGCAGAGGCTGGCGCTCGCCAGGGCGTTCCTGCGCCGCGACCGCGACCTGATGATCCTCGACGAGCCCAGCGCCGGCCTGGACCCGGAGGCCGAGCACGAGGTGCACAGCCAGCTTGCGAGGCTGCGGTCCGGACGCACCAGCGTGGTCATCTCCCACCGCCTCGGCGCGGTCCGTGACGCCGACCGGATCGTGGTGCTGACCGACGGCGTCGTCGCGGAGGAGGGCACGCATGCCGCGCTGCTGGCCGAGGGCGGCACGTACGCGCAGCTGTTCACCCGGCAGGCGGCCGGCTACCTGGACGACGCGGATACAGCCGCCACTGAAACGGCGGGTGCCCCGCGATGA
- a CDS encoding S26 family signal peptidase produces MIAGLALIAVAGVVLTVVLLRRRYLVVTVEGESMLPSYLPGERVLVRRTPPDSLRAGQVVVLSGFAHAPPGKRPKDPGVSGRSAIDLSLSPRWIIKRVTAVPGDPIPRDTVPALRTAPGTRVPAGRLVVLGDNPDRSHDSRLAGYMTADRLFGVVLRKLG; encoded by the coding sequence ATGATCGCCGGCCTCGCTCTCATCGCCGTCGCCGGTGTCGTCCTCACCGTCGTCCTGCTGCGCCGCCGGTACCTGGTGGTGACCGTCGAAGGGGAGAGCATGCTGCCGTCGTACCTGCCGGGCGAGCGCGTGCTCGTCCGGCGGACGCCGCCGGACTCACTGCGCGCCGGGCAGGTCGTCGTGCTCAGCGGCTTCGCCCATGCCCCGCCCGGCAAGCGCCCAAAGGACCCGGGCGTATCGGGACGGAGCGCCATCGACCTGAGCCTGAGCCCGCGCTGGATCATCAAGCGCGTCACGGCCGTGCCGGGTGACCCGATCCCGCGCGACACCGTCCCCGCCCTGCGCACCGCGCCGGGCACGCGGGTGCCGGCCGGGCGCCTGGTGGTGCTGGGCGACAATCCGGACCGCTCGCACGACTCCCGCCTCGCCGGGTACATGACGGCGGATCGCCTGTTCGGTGTGGTGCTGCGGAAGCTGGGATAG
- a CDS encoding HAD-IIA family hydrolase — protein MTERKRIDSWLSDMDGVLVHEGRPVPGADEFIKRLSESGKRFRVLTNNSIYTPRDLSVRLAGAGLEVPPDSIWTSAQATAQFLDDQRSGGSAYVIGEAGLTTALHQVGYVLTDLDPDYVVLGETRTYSFTQITRAIRLIEGGARFIATNPDPIGPSTEGSLPACGAVAALITKATGVAPYFVGKPNPRMMRSALNEIEGHSETTAMIGDRMDTDIVSGMEAGLYTILVLTGVTQREEIDRFPYRPSLVVDSVADLIDLI, from the coding sequence GTGACTGAGCGCAAGCGGATCGATTCCTGGTTGTCAGACATGGACGGCGTCCTCGTCCACGAGGGGCGCCCGGTCCCCGGGGCGGACGAGTTCATCAAACGGCTCAGCGAGTCGGGCAAGCGGTTCCGGGTCCTGACGAACAACTCGATCTACACTCCGCGCGACCTGTCGGTGCGCCTGGCCGGGGCGGGCCTCGAGGTGCCCCCCGACTCGATCTGGACCTCCGCGCAGGCCACCGCCCAGTTCCTGGACGACCAGCGCTCGGGCGGCTCGGCGTACGTGATCGGCGAGGCGGGCCTGACGACGGCGCTGCACCAGGTCGGCTACGTGCTCACCGACCTCGACCCCGACTACGTCGTGCTCGGCGAGACCCGCACCTACAGCTTCACCCAGATCACCCGGGCCATCCGCCTCATCGAGGGCGGCGCCCGCTTCATCGCCACCAACCCCGACCCCATCGGCCCCTCCACCGAGGGCTCGTTGCCGGCCTGCGGCGCCGTGGCCGCCCTCATCACCAAGGCCACCGGCGTCGCCCCCTACTTCGTCGGCAAGCCCAACCCCCGCATGATGCGCAGCGCCCTCAACGAGATCGAGGGCCACAGCGAGACGACCGCCATGATCGGCGACCGCATGGACACCGACATCGTCTCCGGCATGGAGGCGGGCCTGTACACGATCCTGGTCCTCACCGGCGTCACCCAGCGCGAGGAGATCGACCGCTTCCCCTACCGCCCCTCGCTGGTGGTCGACTCGGTGGCCGACCTCATCGACCTCATCTGA